One window from the genome of Rhodobacteraceae bacterium S2214 encodes:
- a CDS encoding polysaccharide biosynthesis/export family protein, whose product MAVIALALAACDSVYRTPDVIAGAGQGTNVRVVPVTAETVVQANRSPYTPAALPAIFSQTAGSGGAIRGAGALPDAPLQPEIAPESLTLRLPPDAPAQPYQIGVGDVVLLSTPTPTGDTVAELSGLLAAQNSRQGYTVQDDGTINIPNIGRIDLAGRSIEDAEARLFQELVRNQVDPNFSLEIAEFNSQRVSIGGSVSNPTVVPVTLVPLYLDEALARAGGIAVSDIDFASVRLYRDGSLYQIPLAQLYANSQLTRTRLQDGDVLFVDSEFELDRAQQYFEQQLTIANVRQSNRQSALQELQLEIGLRRADLTEARQNFQTRIDLGADNRDYVYLAGEVGQQSRFPLPYESRASLSDALFENGGIASSTGDVSQVYVLRGSTHPREFGAVTAWNLDLRNAANFTLAAQFELRPDDTIFVAQQPVTRWDRALSQLIPQIISIGTQVTN is encoded by the coding sequence ATGGCTGTGATTGCGTTGGCTTTAGCGGCCTGCGACTCTGTTTATCGGACACCTGACGTGATTGCAGGCGCTGGCCAAGGCACGAACGTGCGCGTTGTGCCTGTCACTGCCGAAACAGTCGTACAAGCTAATCGGTCGCCGTACACACCTGCGGCGCTGCCTGCGATCTTTTCGCAAACAGCTGGGTCAGGCGGTGCAATTCGCGGCGCTGGCGCTTTGCCGGATGCACCATTGCAGCCTGAAATTGCCCCAGAATCCTTGACCTTGCGTTTGCCGCCGGATGCGCCAGCGCAACCTTACCAGATTGGTGTGGGTGACGTTGTTTTGCTTTCTACGCCAACGCCGACCGGTGACACCGTTGCCGAATTGTCCGGCTTGCTGGCCGCACAAAACTCGCGCCAAGGTTACACTGTGCAAGACGACGGCACAATCAACATCCCGAACATTGGCCGGATTGATTTGGCTGGGCGGAGTATTGAAGACGCCGAGGCGCGGTTGTTCCAAGAATTGGTGCGTAATCAGGTTGATCCGAATTTCAGCCTTGAGATTGCAGAGTTTAATTCCCAGCGTGTTTCAATCGGCGGTTCTGTATCGAACCCGACGGTTGTCCCTGTGACGCTTGTCCCCCTGTATCTGGACGAAGCATTGGCGCGCGCTGGTGGGATCGCAGTCAGCGACATCGATTTTGCCTCTGTCCGCCTGTACCGCGACGGTAGTCTGTATCAAATCCCGCTCGCACAGCTTTACGCGAATAGCCAACTTACACGGACCCGTCTGCAAGATGGTGATGTGTTGTTCGTCGATTCCGAATTTGAACTGGATCGCGCCCAGCAGTATTTCGAACAGCAGCTTACCATCGCCAACGTGCGTCAAAGCAATCGGCAGTCAGCGTTGCAGGAACTTCAGCTTGAAATCGGTCTGCGTCGTGCCGATTTGACCGAAGCGCGCCAGAATTTCCAAACACGGATCGATCTGGGTGCGGACAACCGCGACTATGTCTATCTGGCCGGTGAAGTGGGTCAGCAATCCCGGTTCCCATTGCCGTATGAAAGCCGTGCGAGCCTTTCCGATGCACTGTTTGAAAATGGTGGGATCGCGTCATCAACAGGCGACGTGAGTCAAGTATACGTCCTGCGCGGGTCCACTCATCCGCGGGAATTTGGCGCTGTCACGGCGTGGAATCTTGACCTGCGCAATGCTGCTAACTTCACGTTGGCCGCGCAGTTTGAATTGCGCCCTGACGACACGATCTTTGTCGCGCAACAGCCTGTCACACGTTGGGATCGTGCGTTGTCGCAACTCATTCCGCAGATCATTAGCATTGGGACGCAGGTCACCAACTAG
- a CDS encoding polysaccharide biosynthesis tyrosine autokinase, with amino-acid sequence MDQKRFVEDVDDDTIDLFALLRTVWLGKWIIALFFVIAAGIGVYVAYFASTPIYRSTAVVILETNQQSPVLDLQSVVSGASGDSTEVKSEIEVLRARSLMELVVNRMDLTNDPEFNASLRPETKIDQWKSTAIESVKGAIGSVTGADLSGAEPEVVPVDVANQRALDSAVDILLGKTSVQNVNGSLVFRITAESESAIKAAKIADTIVELYIINQVNVKFEAMEQATAWLSNRVSELKIELEDAEGAIADFNAGTDLVSLEIIKDSELELNDLRQRSADARETLSEFEIALDAFESATSIVEKVAVSNDPQLRRLSDTVASDPRSVAAFDVRFASLLLRAEQNVESAELQVTALDNAEQELEARIATQSRDLIALQQLTREAEATRLLYEYFLSRLKETSAQQGIQQADSRILSDAVIPRNPSEPKKSRIVALSGILGIMLGVGVVLLRASRRNGFQTASDLEKHTGVTVVGQIPTIPARRRMKVLDYLISKPASAAAEAVRDLRTSIMLSDLDNPPKVIVSTSSIPGEGKTTNSLALAQNLSSMGQKVLLIEGDIRRRTLNQYFDAKPTHGIVSVLSGDKAVSEVVEHFEDKGFDVIFGEKTSANAADVFSSRRFKDFIAEQRDNYDIIIIDTPPVLIVPDSRIIAQVADATLFSVKWDSTSRPQVDESLRLIQNANQKVTGLILSQVDAAGMKKYGYGGSYGAYAGYGAQYYSN; translated from the coding sequence TTGGATCAAAAGCGTTTTGTTGAAGATGTCGATGACGACACAATTGATTTGTTTGCGCTGCTACGGACGGTTTGGCTTGGTAAGTGGATCATCGCGCTATTTTTCGTTATTGCTGCTGGTATTGGCGTATACGTCGCGTATTTTGCATCAACTCCGATTTACAGGTCCACAGCTGTTGTAATTCTGGAAACGAATCAACAGTCACCTGTGCTTGATTTGCAGAGCGTGGTAAGCGGTGCGTCGGGCGATTCAACGGAAGTTAAATCTGAAATTGAAGTTCTGCGCGCGCGCAGCCTGATGGAATTGGTCGTCAATCGTATGGATTTGACGAATGATCCGGAATTTAATGCGTCGTTGCGACCTGAGACCAAGATTGATCAATGGAAATCCACTGCGATCGAGTCCGTAAAAGGAGCCATTGGATCTGTCACGGGCGCTGATTTGTCGGGCGCTGAACCCGAAGTTGTTCCTGTCGATGTTGCAAACCAGCGCGCCCTCGATTCAGCGGTTGATATTCTGCTTGGCAAGACGTCTGTGCAGAACGTGAACGGTTCTCTTGTGTTTCGAATTACTGCGGAATCCGAAAGCGCCATTAAGGCCGCGAAAATTGCTGATACAATTGTAGAATTGTACATCATCAATCAGGTCAATGTGAAATTCGAAGCGATGGAGCAAGCTACCGCTTGGCTAAGTAATCGCGTTTCCGAATTGAAGATTGAACTTGAGGATGCGGAAGGTGCTATTGCAGATTTCAACGCTGGCACTGATTTGGTGTCTCTCGAAATCATTAAAGATTCTGAATTAGAACTCAATGACTTACGCCAACGTTCAGCGGATGCCCGCGAAACATTAAGCGAATTTGAAATCGCATTGGACGCATTCGAATCCGCGACGAGCATCGTAGAAAAAGTCGCCGTTTCGAATGACCCGCAATTGCGTCGGCTGTCCGACACCGTGGCGTCCGACCCACGCAGCGTTGCGGCGTTTGATGTCCGTTTTGCATCGCTGCTTTTGCGCGCCGAACAGAACGTCGAAAGCGCTGAATTGCAGGTCACGGCGTTGGATAACGCGGAACAAGAATTGGAAGCGCGGATCGCGACGCAAAGCCGTGATCTGATCGCACTTCAGCAATTAACCCGAGAAGCGGAAGCGACCCGTCTGCTTTACGAATATTTCCTGTCACGTTTGAAAGAAACCTCTGCCCAACAGGGTATCCAGCAAGCGGATAGTCGGATTCTTTCGGATGCGGTTATTCCGCGTAATCCGTCCGAACCTAAAAAGTCGCGGATCGTTGCGCTGTCCGGCATCCTTGGAATTATGTTGGGCGTTGGTGTTGTCTTGCTACGAGCAAGTCGTCGGAACGGGTTCCAAACCGCAAGTGATTTGGAAAAACACACTGGCGTCACCGTCGTGGGACAAATCCCGACAATCCCAGCCCGTCGCCGGATGAAAGTTCTGGATTATTTGATCTCGAAACCAGCTTCTGCGGCTGCCGAAGCCGTTCGTGATTTGCGTACGTCAATCATGTTGTCTGATCTTGATAACCCGCCAAAAGTGATTGTTTCGACGTCGTCCATCCCGGGTGAAGGTAAGACAACAAATTCATTGGCGTTGGCGCAAAACCTGTCTTCCATGGGTCAAAAAGTTCTTTTGATTGAAGGGGATATCCGCCGTCGCACGCTGAACCAATACTTCGATGCGAAACCAACCCATGGTATCGTTTCGGTTCTATCTGGTGACAAAGCTGTATCTGAAGTCGTGGAGCATTTCGAAGACAAAGGGTTCGACGTCATATTCGGGGAAAAGACCAGCGCGAACGCGGCTGATGTTTTCTCGTCTCGCCGCTTTAAAGACTTTATTGCGGAACAACGGGACAATTATGACATCATCATCATTGATACGCCGCCCGTTCTGATCGTTCCCGATTCACGGATCATCGCGCAGGTCGCTGATGCGACGCTGTTCTCTGTGAAATGGGACAGTACATCGCGGCCGCAAGTCGACGAATCCCTACGCCTGATTCAGAACGCGAACCAAAAGGTGACGGGATTGATCCTAAGCCAGGTCGATGCGGCTGGTATGAAGAAATACGGTTATGGCGGTAGTTATGGCGCATATGCTGGATACGGCGCGCAGTACTATTCCAACTAA
- a CDS encoding sugar transferase has product MCVLLAPVMLLSAVALLVLNPFKNKGPLFYVQTRMGKDCVPFRAIKFRSMTCAPVIERGANDPLETHRITKLGNFLRKSRLDEVPQIINVLNGDMSLVGPRPDFIDHANEYVETIPGYKERHAVRPGISGYAQTEVGYVESTEGTRNKVAADLHYIQNRSLGLEAWIVCRTMQTVLRRGGA; this is encoded by the coding sequence ATGTGCGTTCTACTGGCACCAGTGATGCTTCTATCAGCAGTTGCACTTTTGGTTCTGAACCCGTTCAAAAACAAGGGCCCATTGTTTTATGTCCAAACCCGTATGGGCAAGGACTGCGTACCGTTCCGCGCTATTAAGTTCCGCAGTATGACTTGTGCACCTGTGATCGAGCGCGGCGCAAACGACCCGCTTGAAACGCACCGGATCACGAAACTTGGCAACTTTCTTCGTAAGTCCCGTTTGGATGAGGTCCCGCAAATTATCAACGTCCTTAACGGCGACATGAGTTTGGTTGGGCCACGTCCCGACTTTATTGATCATGCGAATGAATACGTTGAAACGATCCCCGGCTATAAAGAACGGCATGCTGTCCGTCCGGGCATTAGCGGGTATGCCCAGACTGAAGTCGGTTATGTCGAAAGTACAGAGGGTACGCGCAACAAAGTTGCCGCTGACCTCCACTACATCCAGAATAGATCGCTTGGTTTGGAAGCATGGATTGTGTGTCGGACGATGCAAACCGTTCTGCGCCGTGGCGGTGCGTGA
- a CDS encoding trimethylamine methyltransferase family protein — MMSDKPRRSGRNARLAKRAAPPTVNPAPPGQRGGQYRPLSETDLRQVYDTALRLLAELGMGEVPDRLRADLLGAGAQFRDDGRVVFPKALVEDCIAKAAKKFTLHGRDPDRSIEVGGDKVYFGTGGAAVNTLDLDTGLYRPSTLRDLHDFTRLQDQLDNVAWFTRCCIATDVPDNFDLDVNTAYALLRNTTKPTATAFTIAEHVDPIVRMFDIAAGGEGAFAKRPFVKCHISPVISPMRFGDDAVDVVYKCIEHNIPMSCITAAQAGATAPATMAGFLAQSLAETLASLVMVNVIAPGYPMVFSNWPLVIDLRSGAFAGGGGETTLLNAASAQLSNWLGLPSGVAASMTDAKGIDAQYGVEKGMTSLAAALAGGNLIYESSGMTAALLGASFEAFILDDEMHAMTYRALRGVEVTEDNLGFNAICGAILGDGHFLGADHTYQAMERDYHYPKFADRTQPQVWADAGAESAWDRANARAKHVLGEDGPLYLTTDQDRAIREQFHILHH; from the coding sequence ATGATGTCAGACAAACCGCGGCGGTCAGGACGTAATGCAAGGCTTGCGAAACGCGCAGCGCCGCCGACGGTGAATCCGGCACCTCCGGGGCAGCGGGGAGGCCAGTATCGTCCGTTGTCCGAGACTGATTTGCGTCAGGTTTACGATACAGCGCTGCGGTTGTTGGCAGAGCTTGGAATGGGCGAGGTGCCCGATCGGTTGCGTGCCGACCTATTAGGTGCAGGCGCACAATTCCGCGACGATGGGCGTGTTGTTTTCCCAAAGGCATTGGTCGAAGATTGTATCGCAAAGGCTGCTAAAAAGTTCACGCTGCATGGTCGCGATCCGGATCGGTCAATCGAGGTAGGCGGTGACAAGGTTTATTTTGGTACTGGTGGCGCGGCGGTGAATACGCTGGATCTGGACACGGGGCTTTACCGGCCGTCGACGCTGCGTGATTTACATGATTTTACGCGTCTGCAGGATCAACTTGATAACGTCGCATGGTTCACGCGGTGTTGTATCGCGACGGACGTCCCCGACAATTTCGATTTGGACGTCAACACGGCATACGCATTGCTGCGCAATACGACGAAACCGACGGCGACTGCGTTCACGATAGCGGAACATGTCGATCCCATCGTGCGTATGTTCGATATTGCGGCAGGCGGCGAAGGGGCCTTTGCCAAGCGACCGTTTGTGAAATGCCATATCTCACCGGTTATTTCGCCGATGCGATTTGGTGATGATGCTGTGGATGTCGTCTATAAGTGTATCGAACATAACATTCCGATGTCGTGTATTACGGCCGCCCAAGCAGGGGCGACGGCACCGGCCACGATGGCGGGTTTCCTTGCGCAGTCTTTAGCCGAGACGCTTGCGAGCCTTGTTATGGTGAACGTTATTGCGCCGGGATATCCGATGGTGTTTTCGAATTGGCCGTTGGTGATTGATCTGCGCAGCGGGGCCTTTGCAGGCGGTGGCGGGGAAACGACGTTATTGAACGCGGCCTCTGCCCAGTTATCGAATTGGTTGGGGCTCCCGTCCGGTGTGGCTGCGTCGATGACGGATGCGAAAGGGATCGATGCGCAATACGGGGTCGAAAAAGGCATGACGTCATTGGCGGCGGCGCTGGCTGGTGGAAACCTGATTTACGAAAGCTCAGGTATGACCGCCGCGTTGTTGGGGGCAAGTTTCGAAGCGTTCATTCTGGATGACGAAATGCACGCGATGACATATCGGGCGCTGCGCGGTGTTGAAGTGACCGAAGATAATCTGGGGTTCAACGCGATTTGCGGCGCTATCTTGGGTGACGGGCATTTCCTTGGTGCGGATCATACGTATCAAGCGATGGAACGTGACTATCATTACCCAAAGTTCGCTGACCGCACCCAGCCGCAAGTTTGGGCAGATGCTGGCGCTGAGTCTGCATGGGACAGGGCCAATGCGCGGGCAAAGCACGTTTTGGGTGAAGACGGCCCGCTATATCTGACGACAGACCAAGATCGGGCTATCCGAGAACAGTTCCATATTCTGCACCATTAG
- a CDS encoding FAD-dependent oxidoreductase translates to MKSQTKVVVIGGGIAGCSTLYHLTQEGWSDVVLVERNELTSGTTWHSAAQVTNFGGNQTMVGLKTHSINLYKELRDDADYPVQYNHGDGGIRLANTEAQMDGYRHFASMARGMGVEFEILDAEECARRHPLISTDNLLGGLWDGNDGDIDPASLCQALARRARKAGAEVYRNTPVTGLTQHKDDSWTVHTEHGDIDCEIVVNACGYRVNEVGAMMGVEHPVASMEHQYFVTEDIPAIVESDKRMPLLRCPISDYYSRQEKNGLLIGFYEQGCKTWGMDGIDPHFVNALCPDDLDRITDVLEGAFERMPVLMEVGIKNVVNGPITYTIDGAPLVGPIPGKRNAFCCIGLRAGLGEGGGHGWLLAQQIVHGEAVYDTWCIDPRRFGEHTNVELTALKAIEDYQNEFRFHFPNEHRPAGRNAKTTPLTPVMAAEGAEFTIVNGWERVDYIKPSADFHHTHTFKFDESFDAVGEEVKAVQTSVGICEVNGFNRFELTGADASNFLNRMSCSTVPRKPGRMGLIYLLNHHGNVKAEATIANIPASDRGPDRVWYGSAAASELHDMDWLQQHIRDDEDVQIKSLTNDQTILIIAGPKARDVLSSVSRGDWSNEAFKFLAVREAYIGIAPATVMRVSFSGETAYELHIPNASLYGAYLTLREAGKAHGMKIFGAKAVDSMRMEMGYLHWKADILTEFDPFETNLNRFIKMDKEDFVGKAALEKKGDPKHLLVSMALDSTDAAAHGGSSVMIDGKVVGTVTSGDWGYRTGLNIAYAFVETAYAAEGTAVEVDVLGKMVPAKVIPAGPYQAQSSR, encoded by the coding sequence ATGAAGTCGCAAACAAAGGTTGTCGTTATTGGCGGTGGTATTGCAGGGTGCTCAACTCTTTATCACCTGACCCAAGAAGGCTGGTCCGATGTTGTCTTGGTCGAACGCAATGAACTGACATCCGGCACGACGTGGCATTCCGCAGCACAGGTCACGAACTTTGGCGGCAATCAGACCATGGTTGGCCTGAAGACCCATTCGATCAATCTTTATAAAGAACTGCGCGACGATGCCGACTATCCGGTACAATACAACCACGGTGACGGCGGCATCCGCTTGGCAAATACAGAGGCGCAGATGGACGGCTACCGGCACTTTGCGTCTATGGCGCGTGGGATGGGCGTTGAATTCGAAATCCTCGATGCCGAGGAATGCGCGCGCCGCCATCCGCTGATTTCGACTGACAACCTGTTGGGTGGTCTGTGGGATGGCAACGACGGTGACATTGATCCGGCATCGCTTTGCCAAGCGCTTGCACGGCGCGCCCGCAAAGCGGGGGCCGAGGTATATCGCAACACTCCTGTGACTGGCCTGACGCAGCACAAAGATGACAGCTGGACGGTCCACACCGAACATGGCGATATCGACTGTGAAATCGTGGTGAACGCATGTGGTTACCGCGTGAACGAAGTCGGCGCGATGATGGGTGTTGAACATCCTGTTGCGTCGATGGAACACCAATACTTTGTCACCGAAGACATCCCCGCGATTGTCGAATCCGACAAGCGTATGCCGCTGCTGCGTTGCCCGATCAGCGATTACTACAGTCGTCAGGAAAAGAACGGCCTCTTGATCGGTTTCTACGAACAGGGCTGTAAAACGTGGGGCATGGACGGCATCGATCCGCATTTTGTGAATGCGCTTTGCCCCGACGACCTCGACCGGATTACCGACGTTTTGGAGGGCGCGTTTGAACGGATGCCTGTCCTGATGGAAGTCGGCATCAAGAATGTCGTGAACGGCCCGATCACCTACACCATCGACGGCGCACCGCTTGTGGGACCGATCCCCGGCAAGCGCAACGCGTTCTGCTGCATCGGTCTGCGGGCGGGGCTTGGTGAAGGCGGCGGTCACGGCTGGCTGCTGGCCCAACAGATCGTCCATGGCGAAGCGGTTTATGACACATGGTGCATCGATCCGCGTCGTTTCGGCGAACACACGAACGTCGAACTGACCGCGCTAAAAGCCATCGAAGATTACCAAAACGAATTCCGCTTCCATTTCCCCAACGAACACCGTCCGGCTGGGCGTAATGCCAAAACGACGCCTTTGACCCCAGTTATGGCGGCTGAAGGCGCAGAATTCACCATCGTAAATGGCTGGGAACGGGTGGATTACATCAAACCATCAGCGGATTTCCACCACACCCACACCTTCAAGTTCGACGAAAGCTTCGATGCCGTTGGCGAAGAAGTCAAAGCAGTTCAAACCAGCGTTGGCATCTGCGAAGTTAACGGGTTCAACCGGTTCGAACTGACAGGTGCAGACGCAAGCAATTTCCTGAACCGGATGTCATGTAGCACCGTGCCACGCAAACCGGGCCGTATGGGTCTGATCTATCTGCTCAACCACCACGGCAACGTCAAAGCGGAAGCCACAATCGCGAACATTCCTGCGTCAGATCGTGGACCTGACCGGGTTTGGTACGGTTCAGCCGCCGCGTCAGAATTGCACGACATGGATTGGTTGCAGCAGCACATTCGCGATGACGAGGACGTGCAGATCAAATCCCTGACGAACGATCAAACCATCCTGATCATTGCTGGTCCAAAGGCCCGCGATGTTCTGTCGTCGGTCAGCCGTGGCGATTGGTCAAACGAGGCGTTCAAATTCCTCGCCGTGCGCGAGGCTTACATCGGGATCGCGCCAGCGACCGTGATGCGGGTCAGTTTCTCTGGCGAAACCGCATACGAATTGCACATCCCGAACGCGTCTCTTTACGGTGCGTATTTGACGCTTCGTGAAGCGGGCAAGGCTCATGGCATGAAAATTTTCGGTGCAAAAGCGGTCGATTCCATGCGGATGGAAATGGGGTATCTGCATTGGAAAGCCGACATTCTGACCGAATTCGACCCGTTCGAAACGAACCTGAACCGTTTCATTAAAATGGACAAAGAAGACTTCGTCGGCAAAGCCGCGCTCGAAAAGAAGGGCGACCCGAAACACCTGCTCGTCTCCATGGCGCTTGATAGCACAGATGCGGCTGCGCATGGTGGATCTTCGGTCATGATCGACGGCAAAGTCGTAGGCACCGTCACATCGGGTGATTGGGGTTACCGGACCGGCCTGAACATCGCATATGCCTTTGTAGAGACTGCATATGCCGCAGAAGGCACCGCAGTCGAGGTCGATGTTCTGGGTAAAATGGTGCCCGCCAAGGTCATCCCGGCAGGTCCATATCAGGCGCAATCTAGCCGTTAA
- a CDS encoding MFS transporter — MDRADIVHDAFMARLASGDFPDGAVPEGPLSNAEALAIFEAQCLSRNLDRRSRKMQAVGEGFYTIGSSGHEGMAAVASALRPDDMAFLHYRDGAFQTRRSAQVGVDATRDMLLSFATSTDDPISGGRHKVLGSRAMNIPPQTSTIASHLPKAVGAAYSVGMCQRHTPVQQSIPEDGLVMCSFGDASSNHSTAQGAINTACWTSYQSVPLPLLFVCEDNGIGISTRTPQGWVHANFAQKPGLKYFHASGLDLFETYRVAAEAAAYVRTRKKPAFLHLSLVRLYGHAGSDMQQSYLPKTVFESWEGDDPLLHSARLLIAAGAATADEVAAIYTQTEDNCARVAAEVITRPRLQNAAQVMDSIVPPKRDLPATNGPSTDARGAAFGSDLKQMTQPQPMSKLLNWALTDLMLAHGDIAMMGEDIGAKGGVYGVTQKLSARFGRDRMIDTLLDEQSILGLAIGMAHNGFTPMPEIQFLAYLHNAEDQIRGEAATLSFFSNGQFTNPMVVRIAGLGYQKGFGGHFHNDNSLAVLRDIPGVVVAVPSRGDDAVKMLRECVRLAREEQRVVVFVEPIALYPMRDLHEKVDKGWMQTYPAVDETIALGRVGVTGDGPVAIVTYGNGHYLSQQAAADLADKGIATRIVDLRWISPLPETDLIAALAGAERVLVVDECRKSGNVGEGVVTLLTEQTDLPVKLLAADESFIATGPAYAATMPSKDSIVTAVLNG; from the coding sequence ATGGATCGCGCGGATATTGTGCATGACGCATTTATGGCGCGTCTCGCGTCAGGTGATTTTCCGGACGGCGCGGTCCCTGAAGGTCCCTTGTCCAATGCAGAGGCGCTGGCGATTTTTGAGGCGCAGTGCCTAAGCCGCAATCTTGATCGCAGGTCTCGCAAAATGCAGGCGGTGGGCGAAGGATTTTATACAATCGGATCATCCGGCCATGAAGGGATGGCTGCAGTCGCGTCTGCCTTGCGTCCAGATGACATGGCGTTTCTGCATTACCGCGATGGTGCGTTCCAGACACGTCGGTCCGCCCAGGTCGGCGTCGATGCGACCCGCGACATGCTGCTCAGCTTTGCGACATCCACTGATGACCCGATTTCGGGCGGTCGGCATAAGGTGCTGGGATCGCGTGCAATGAATATTCCGCCACAGACATCCACCATCGCCAGCCATTTGCCGAAGGCAGTTGGTGCCGCCTATTCGGTCGGGATGTGTCAGCGGCATACGCCTGTGCAGCAATCGATCCCAGAGGATGGCTTGGTGATGTGTTCGTTTGGCGATGCGTCGTCGAACCATTCCACCGCCCAAGGGGCGATTAACACTGCCTGCTGGACGTCCTATCAATCGGTGCCCTTGCCGCTTTTGTTCGTGTGCGAAGACAATGGCATCGGGATTTCAACGCGCACGCCGCAGGGCTGGGTCCATGCGAATTTTGCGCAAAAACCGGGGCTGAAGTACTTTCACGCCAGTGGTCTTGATCTGTTCGAAACCTATCGTGTCGCGGCAGAAGCAGCGGCCTACGTCCGTACCCGCAAAAAACCGGCTTTCCTGCATTTGTCCCTTGTTAGGCTCTATGGTCATGCAGGTTCAGACATGCAGCAAAGCTATTTGCCTAAGACCGTCTTTGAAAGTTGGGAAGGCGACGATCCTTTGCTGCATTCCGCACGTTTGTTGATTGCGGCAGGGGCTGCTACGGCGGATGAGGTTGCCGCGATTTACACGCAGACCGAAGACAATTGCGCACGCGTCGCGGCTGAGGTGATCACCCGACCGCGTTTGCAAAATGCCGCCCAAGTCATGGACAGCATAGTGCCGCCAAAACGCGATCTGCCTGCGACCAACGGTCCGTCGACAGACGCGAGAGGCGCTGCGTTCGGATCTGATTTGAAACAGATGACCCAACCGCAGCCGATGTCGAAACTGCTGAATTGGGCTTTGACCGATCTGATGCTTGCGCATGGCGACATTGCGATGATGGGCGAAGATATCGGCGCAAAGGGTGGCGTTTACGGCGTCACGCAAAAGCTGTCCGCGCGGTTCGGGCGTGACCGGATGATCGACACGTTGCTTGATGAGCAATCCATCCTCGGGCTGGCGATTGGCATGGCGCATAACGGCTTTACCCCGATGCCGGAAATCCAGTTCTTGGCGTATCTGCACAACGCCGAAGACCAAATTAGGGGCGAGGCTGCGACGCTGTCGTTCTTTTCCAACGGTCAGTTCACGAACCCGATGGTCGTCCGGATCGCGGGGTTAGGGTATCAGAAGGGCTTTGGCGGGCATTTCCATAACGACAATTCACTGGCTGTGCTGCGCGATATTCCGGGCGTGGTCGTGGCGGTGCCAAGCCGTGGCGACGATGCCGTCAAGATGCTGCGCGAATGTGTGCGGCTTGCACGCGAAGAACAGCGCGTTGTGGTGTTTGTAGAGCCTATTGCGCTGTATCCGATGCGTGATCTGCACGAAAAAGTCGACAAAGGCTGGATGCAGACCTATCCGGCGGTGGATGAAACCATTGCGCTGGGTCGCGTTGGCGTAACAGGCGACGGGCCTGTCGCGATTGTGACCTACGGCAACGGTCATTACCTTAGCCAGCAGGCTGCGGCTGACTTGGCAGACAAGGGAATTGCCACGCGGATCGTTGATTTGCGGTGGATTTCGCCTTTGCCAGAGACTGATTTGATCGCAGCGCTTGCAGGTGCAGAACGCGTGCTGGTGGTCGATGAATGCCGGAAATCGGGCAACGTGGGCGAAGGCGTCGTGACGCTTTTGACTGAGCAGACCGATTTGCCCGTGAAACTGCTTGCCGCCGATGAAAGCTTTATCGCAACGGGGCCTGCCTATGCGGCCACGATGCCATCCAAGGACAGCATCGTGACGGCGGTTCTTAACGGCTAG